A single region of the Arthrobacter sp. zg-Y20 genome encodes:
- a CDS encoding GNAT family N-acetyltransferase: protein MTQISIEHVAVPASLDGPGGADFLAIADLMNTQQREIWGNDDFYGTPQSQLAGRSGTPTRRRLILAARAVESREILGVVQLNLPLTDNLHTGNVNVVVAPDARRQGVGTQLYFAAEQLAAANGRRMLMTETEHLVGVGKADVDPDREDLAGTDTARFIPNDAAASFAAKLGFRLELVDRVSRLDLSDYDGGNALQEQAAAAARAGYELVFWRGACPQDLVGAYAQLRQKMSTDAPQGGLDLAEEAWDEARVREAEAREVEMDYESLVCAARHAGSGELAGHTVLEVFRNNLSVAYQDDTLVLGGHRGHRLGMLMKAANLARLREAVPGAERVYTWNAEENRYMLSINEQLGFRAVGYAGEWQKQLASA, encoded by the coding sequence ATGACACAGATTTCCATCGAGCATGTTGCGGTCCCGGCAAGCCTGGACGGGCCGGGCGGCGCGGACTTCCTGGCCATCGCAGACCTGATGAATACCCAGCAGCGCGAGATCTGGGGCAATGATGATTTCTACGGAACGCCGCAGTCCCAGCTGGCAGGCCGGAGCGGCACTCCTACCCGGCGGCGCTTGATCCTGGCCGCACGGGCCGTGGAATCGCGAGAAATTCTGGGTGTGGTCCAGCTGAACCTTCCGCTCACCGACAACCTGCACACCGGAAACGTCAATGTTGTGGTCGCCCCGGATGCCCGGCGGCAGGGGGTGGGCACGCAGTTGTATTTCGCCGCCGAGCAGCTGGCCGCCGCCAACGGCCGCCGCATGCTGATGACGGAGACCGAGCACCTCGTGGGGGTCGGCAAAGCCGATGTTGACCCGGACCGTGAAGACTTGGCGGGCACCGATACGGCACGGTTCATTCCGAACGACGCCGCGGCCTCCTTCGCCGCCAAGCTCGGCTTCCGGCTGGAACTGGTGGACCGTGTCAGCCGCCTGGACCTCTCGGATTACGACGGCGGAAACGCGTTGCAGGAGCAGGCCGCCGCGGCAGCGCGCGCCGGCTATGAACTGGTGTTCTGGCGCGGCGCCTGCCCGCAGGACCTCGTCGGGGCGTATGCGCAGCTGCGGCAGAAGATGAGCACAGATGCACCCCAGGGCGGCCTGGATCTGGCCGAAGAGGCCTGGGACGAGGCGCGGGTGCGGGAGGCCGAGGCCCGGGAAGTAGAGATGGATTACGAGTCGCTGGTCTGCGCCGCCCGGCACGCCGGTTCCGGGGAGCTGGCCGGGCATACCGTCCTGGAGGTCTTCCGGAACAACCTTTCCGTGGCCTACCAGGACGACACCTTGGTGCTGGGAGGCCACCGGGGCCACCGGCTGGGGATGCTGATGAAGGCCGCGAATCTGGCGCGCCTGCGGGAAGCCGTTCCCGGGGCCGAGCGCGTGTACACCTGGAATGCCGAGGAAAACCGGTACATGCTCTCCATTAACGAGCAGCTGGGATTCCGTGCCGTCGGATACGCGGGGGAGTGGCAGAAACAGCTGGCCTCCGCCTGA
- a CDS encoding acetyl-CoA C-acetyltransferase, giving the protein MSNSAAPGAAAVTEVVIVGGARTPQGRLNGQLAPFTAVELGAFAIAGALEKSGVPAADVDSVIMGHVVQAGCGQNPARQSSIKAGISWDVPAVTVNKVCLSGLAAVIDAARLIRGGEATVVVAGGQESMSRGPHLLPGARQGWNYGNISALDSVAHDGLTDAFDNDSMGISTERGNTKLAIKRLEQDEVAAASHQRAAAAMEAGIFDAEIVPVTVPQRKGEPLVLTLDEGVRPATTVDTLANLRPAFDPEGTITAGNSSPLSDGAAALVLATRGYAEANGLEILASVGLPGQVAGPDNTLHSQPSNALSAALERAGWSVSDLDFIEINEAFGAVAVQSLNELGMDLEQCNLHGGAIALGHPIGASGARLALTAAHELFRRGSGRAGVALCGGGGQGEALLLFREES; this is encoded by the coding sequence ATGAGCAACTCCGCAGCCCCCGGGGCAGCAGCCGTGACCGAAGTGGTAATCGTTGGTGGAGCGCGCACCCCGCAGGGCCGGCTCAACGGCCAGCTTGCCCCCTTTACCGCCGTTGAACTGGGCGCCTTCGCCATCGCCGGCGCGCTGGAGAAGTCCGGCGTCCCTGCTGCGGATGTAGACAGCGTCATCATGGGCCACGTGGTCCAGGCCGGCTGCGGGCAGAACCCTGCCCGCCAGTCCTCGATCAAGGCGGGCATCAGCTGGGACGTTCCCGCCGTTACCGTGAACAAGGTCTGCCTCTCCGGCCTGGCCGCCGTCATCGATGCCGCACGCCTGATCCGCGGCGGGGAGGCCACCGTTGTGGTGGCCGGCGGCCAGGAATCCATGTCCCGCGGCCCGCACCTGCTGCCCGGTGCCCGGCAGGGCTGGAATTACGGGAACATTTCCGCGCTTGACTCCGTGGCCCACGACGGCCTGACCGATGCCTTCGACAACGACTCCATGGGAATCTCCACGGAGCGGGGCAACACCAAACTGGCGATTAAGCGGCTGGAACAGGACGAAGTGGCCGCGGCCTCGCACCAACGGGCGGCGGCGGCCATGGAAGCGGGGATCTTCGACGCCGAGATCGTCCCCGTCACCGTTCCGCAGCGCAAGGGCGAGCCGCTGGTGCTGACACTCGATGAAGGCGTACGCCCCGCCACCACCGTGGACACCCTCGCGAACCTGCGCCCGGCCTTCGACCCGGAGGGAACCATTACGGCCGGCAACTCCTCACCGCTTTCCGACGGCGCAGCGGCCCTGGTCCTAGCCACCCGCGGCTACGCCGAGGCGAACGGTTTGGAAATCCTCGCCTCCGTTGGACTGCCCGGCCAGGTCGCCGGTCCGGACAACACCCTGCATTCACAGCCGTCCAATGCACTTTCCGCCGCGCTCGAACGGGCCGGATGGAGCGTCTCGGACCTGGACTTCATCGAGATCAACGAAGCCTTCGGCGCTGTGGCCGTTCAGTCCCTGAATGAACTGGGCATGGACCTGGAACAGTGCAATCTGCACGGCGGGGCAATTGCCCTGGGCCACCCGATCGGGGCGTCCGGTGCCCGGCTGGCCCTGACCGCCGCACACGAGCTGTTCCGGCGCGGTTCCGGCCGGGCCGGCGTCGCACTGTGCGGCGGCGGCGGGCAGGGTGAAGCCCTCCTGCTGTTCCGCGAAGAATCCTAG
- the rpoB gene encoding DNA-directed RNA polymerase subunit beta, with protein MVASSTSNNETATNPENAASRISFAKIHEPLDVPNLLALQTDSFDWLVGNERWKARVEKARETGEQGIATTSGLADIFEEISPIEDFQGTMSLSFSEPEFADPKYTMAECKDRDATYSAPLYVKAEFMNNNTGEIKQQTVFMGDFPLMTDKGTFVINGTERVVVSQLVRSPGAYFERTADKTSDKDIYTAKIIPSRGAWFELEIDKRDQVGVRLDRKRKQSVTVLLKALGWTEGQILETFGEYDSIRATLEKDPTETQEDALLDIYRKLRPGEPPTVEAAKTLLENLYFNPKRYDLAKVGRYKINRKLGIDKPLTDSDASVLNNDDIVAMIKFLVALHAGEKTVPGKRDGSDVDIRVEVDDIDHFGNRRIRAVGELIENQIRTGLSRMERVVRERMTTQDVEAITPQTLINIRPVVAAIKEFFGTSQLSQFMDQNNPLAGLTHKRRLSALGPGGLSRDRAGMEVRDVHPSHYGRMCPIETPEGPNIGLIGSLASYGRINAFGFIETPYRKVENGVVTDKVDYLTADDEVERTIAQANAPLRADQHFEEDLVLVRARGGSGEPVLVEPDEVEYMDVSPRQMVSVATALIPFLEHDDANRALMGANMQRQAVPLLRSERPVVGTGMEKYTAVDAGDSVTAKKPGVVTEVSADLVTVMNDDGTETSYPIMKFERSNQGNAYNQRVLVSEGARVEVNSIIADGPATDQGELALGKNLLVAFMSWEGHNYEDAIILSQRMVSDDVLTSIHIEEHEVDARDTKLGAEEITRDIPNVSEEVLSQLDERGIIHIGAEVEAGDILVGRVTPKGETELTPEERLLRAIFGEKSREVRDTSLKVPHGESGTVIGVRIFDRDNDDELPPGVNQLVRVYVAHKRKITDGDKLAGRHGNKGVISKILPIEDMPFMEDGTPVDIILNPLGVPGRMNVGQVLEIHLGWAAKQGWKIEGEPDWVKDLPNLPRETGPTTVATPVFDGASEDEIVNLLDSTNVTRDGNRLIGASGKARMYDGRSGQPFPDPISVGYMYILKLHHLVDDKIHARSTGPYSMITQQPLGGKAQFGGQRFGEMEVWALEAYGAAYTLQELLTIKSDDIHGRVKVYEAIVKGENIPEPGVPESFKVLIKEMQSLCLNVEVLSTEGNTIEMRDSDEEVFRAAEELGIDLSRAEPSSVEEV; from the coding sequence TTGGTCGCCTCGAGCACCTCTAATAACGAAACCGCTACTAATCCGGAGAACGCAGCTTCCCGGATTTCATTCGCAAAGATTCACGAACCGCTTGACGTTCCCAATCTTCTTGCCCTGCAGACAGACAGCTTTGACTGGCTCGTCGGCAACGAGCGCTGGAAGGCGCGCGTGGAAAAGGCACGGGAGACCGGCGAACAGGGTATTGCCACCACCTCCGGTCTGGCTGACATCTTCGAGGAAATCTCCCCGATCGAAGACTTCCAGGGCACCATGTCCCTGAGCTTCTCGGAGCCGGAGTTCGCCGACCCGAAGTACACCATGGCCGAGTGCAAGGACCGGGACGCTACGTACTCGGCTCCGCTGTACGTGAAGGCCGAGTTCATGAACAACAACACGGGCGAAATCAAGCAGCAGACCGTGTTCATGGGCGACTTCCCCCTCATGACTGACAAGGGAACGTTCGTCATCAACGGCACCGAGCGTGTTGTTGTTTCCCAGCTGGTCCGTTCCCCGGGTGCCTACTTCGAGCGCACCGCGGACAAGACCAGTGACAAGGACATCTACACCGCGAAGATCATTCCTTCCCGCGGTGCATGGTTCGAACTGGAAATCGACAAGCGCGACCAGGTGGGTGTCCGCCTGGACCGCAAGCGCAAGCAGTCCGTCACCGTGCTGCTCAAGGCGCTGGGCTGGACCGAAGGACAGATCCTCGAGACCTTCGGCGAGTACGACTCCATCCGTGCCACCCTGGAAAAGGACCCCACGGAAACCCAGGAAGATGCCCTGCTGGACATCTACCGCAAGCTGCGTCCGGGCGAGCCGCCCACGGTCGAGGCTGCAAAGACGCTGCTGGAAAACCTGTACTTCAACCCGAAGCGCTATGACCTGGCCAAGGTTGGCCGTTACAAGATCAACCGCAAGCTGGGCATCGACAAGCCCCTGACGGACTCCGACGCATCGGTCCTGAACAATGACGACATTGTCGCCATGATCAAGTTCCTGGTGGCACTGCACGCCGGTGAGAAGACCGTTCCGGGCAAGCGCGACGGCAGCGACGTCGACATCCGCGTGGAGGTCGACGACATCGACCACTTCGGCAACCGCCGCATCCGCGCCGTCGGCGAACTGATCGAGAACCAGATCCGTACGGGCCTGTCCCGCATGGAGCGTGTGGTCCGCGAACGGATGACCACCCAGGACGTCGAGGCCATCACGCCGCAGACCCTGATCAACATCCGTCCCGTTGTGGCTGCCATCAAGGAGTTCTTCGGAACGTCCCAGCTCTCGCAGTTCATGGACCAGAACAACCCGCTTGCCGGACTGACGCACAAGCGCCGCCTGTCCGCGCTGGGCCCGGGTGGTCTGTCCCGTGACCGTGCAGGCATGGAAGTCCGAGACGTCCACCCGTCCCACTACGGCCGCATGTGCCCCATCGAAACCCCTGAAGGCCCGAACATCGGCCTGATCGGTTCGCTGGCTTCCTACGGCCGCATCAACGCCTTCGGCTTCATCGAGACTCCGTACCGCAAGGTGGAGAACGGCGTCGTCACCGACAAGGTCGACTACCTGACCGCCGATGACGAAGTTGAGCGCACCATTGCCCAGGCAAACGCTCCGCTGCGCGCCGATCAGCACTTCGAAGAGGACCTGGTCCTCGTCCGTGCCCGCGGCGGTTCCGGCGAGCCCGTCCTGGTCGAGCCCGACGAGGTCGAGTACATGGACGTCTCCCCGCGCCAGATGGTGTCGGTGGCCACGGCCCTGATTCCGTTCCTGGAGCACGACGACGCCAACCGCGCCCTCATGGGTGCGAACATGCAGCGCCAGGCTGTGCCGCTGCTCCGTTCCGAGCGCCCCGTTGTGGGCACCGGCATGGAGAAGTACACCGCAGTTGACGCCGGCGACTCCGTGACCGCCAAGAAACCCGGTGTTGTCACCGAGGTTTCCGCTGACCTCGTTACCGTCATGAACGACGACGGCACCGAGACCAGCTACCCGATCATGAAGTTCGAGCGCTCCAACCAGGGCAACGCCTACAACCAGCGCGTGCTGGTCTCCGAAGGCGCCCGGGTTGAGGTCAACAGCATCATCGCCGACGGTCCCGCAACGGACCAGGGTGAACTGGCCCTTGGTAAGAACCTGCTCGTGGCATTCATGTCATGGGAAGGCCACAACTACGAAGATGCCATCATCCTGTCCCAGCGCATGGTCTCCGACGATGTCCTGACCTCCATCCACATTGAGGAGCACGAGGTTGACGCCCGCGACACCAAGCTTGGTGCCGAGGAAATCACCCGCGACATCCCCAACGTCTCCGAAGAGGTGCTGTCCCAGCTCGACGAGCGCGGCATCATCCACATCGGTGCAGAGGTTGAAGCCGGCGACATCCTGGTTGGCCGCGTCACGCCGAAGGGCGAAACGGAACTGACCCCCGAAGAGCGCCTGCTGCGCGCCATCTTCGGCGAGAAGAGCCGCGAAGTACGCGACACCTCCCTGAAGGTTCCCCACGGCGAGTCCGGAACCGTCATCGGCGTGCGTATCTTCGACCGCGACAACGACGACGAGCTGCCCCCGGGCGTGAACCAGCTGGTCCGCGTCTACGTGGCGCACAAGCGCAAGATCACGGACGGCGACAAGCTGGCCGGCCGCCACGGCAACAAGGGCGTCATCTCCAAGATCCTCCCGATCGAAGACATGCCGTTCATGGAAGACGGAACCCCGGTCGACATCATCCTGAACCCGCTTGGTGTTCCGGGTCGAATGAACGTTGGCCAGGTCCTGGAAATCCACCTGGGCTGGGCTGCCAAGCAGGGCTGGAAGATCGAGGGCGAGCCGGACTGGGTCAAGGACCTGCCGAACCTGCCCCGCGAGACCGGCCCCACCACGGTTGCCACTCCGGTGTTCGACGGCGCGAGCGAGGATGAGATCGTCAACCTGCTCGACTCCACCAACGTGACCCGTGACGGCAACCGCCTGATCGGCGCCTCGGGCAAGGCCCGGATGTACGACGGCCGCTCCGGCCAGCCGTTCCCGGACCCGATCTCGGTTGGCTACATGTACATCCTGAAGCTGCACCACCTGGTGGACGACAAGATCCACGCACGTTCCACCGGGCCGTACTCCATGATCACGCAGCAGCCGCTGGGTGGTAAGGCACAGTTCGGCGGCCAGCGCTTCGGTGAAATGGAAGTCT
- the rplL gene encoding 50S ribosomal protein L7/L12 translates to MAKLTNEELIEAFKELSIIELSDFVKLFEETFDVTAAAVAVAGPAAGAAEAAEEKTEFDVILEAAGDKKIAVIKEVRALTSLGLKEAKDLVDSAPKAILEGANKEAADKAKEALEAAGATVTVK, encoded by the coding sequence ATGGCGAAGCTGACCAACGAAGAGCTCATTGAAGCCTTCAAGGAACTGTCCATCATCGAGCTCTCCGACTTCGTGAAGCTCTTCGAAGAGACCTTCGACGTTACCGCTGCTGCCGTTGCCGTTGCCGGTCCCGCCGCCGGTGCCGCTGAGGCCGCTGAAGAGAAGACTGAATTCGACGTCATCCTCGAAGCTGCCGGCGACAAGAAGATCGCAGTGATCAAGGAAGTCCGTGCCCTGACTTCCCTGGGTCTGAAGGAAGCCAAGGACCTGGTTGACAGCGCTCCGAAGGCCATCCTCGAAGGTGCCAACAAGGAAGCCGCTGACAAGGCCAAGGAAGCTCTCGAAGCTGCCGGCGCCACCGTCACCGTCAAGTAG
- the rplK gene encoding 50S ribosomal protein L11, translating into MAPKKKVTGLIKLQINAGAANPAPPIGPALGQHGVNIMEFCKAYNAATESQRGNVIPVEITVYEDRSFTFITKTPPAAQLIKKAAGVAKGSATPHTAKVANLTQAQVEEIATMKMEDLNANDVQAAAKIIAGTARSMGITVEG; encoded by the coding sequence ATGGCCCCCAAGAAAAAGGTCACCGGCCTCATCAAGCTGCAGATCAACGCAGGTGCCGCCAACCCGGCTCCTCCGATCGGTCCGGCACTTGGCCAGCACGGTGTCAACATCATGGAATTCTGCAAGGCGTACAACGCTGCAACGGAATCCCAGCGCGGCAACGTTATCCCGGTTGAAATCACCGTTTACGAAGACCGTTCCTTCACCTTCATCACGAAGACTCCTCCGGCTGCACAGCTGATCAAGAAGGCTGCCGGTGTGGCCAAGGGTTCCGCAACCCCGCACACCGCCAAGGTTGCCAACCTGACCCAGGCCCAGGTCGAAGAGATCGCCACCATGAAGATGGAAGACCTCAACGCCAACGATGTCCAGGCAGCAGCCAAGATCATCGCCGGCACCGCCCGTTCGATGGGCATCACCGTAGAGGGCTAA
- the rplJ gene encoding 50S ribosomal protein L10 — MATPTKVSAVEEITTDFKESTAAVLTEYRGLTVAQLKELRRSLGQDTKYSVVKNTLTGIAAKEAGIDAFEGQLAGPTAIAFIKGDAVAAAKSLTDFAKSNPQLIIKTGIFEGNALDASGVAALAALESREFQLARVAGVLKAPMSMLARTADALRLKLEEESGTPAAPAAEEAPAAAEEAPAAEAATEE; from the coding sequence ATGGCAACGCCAACAAAGGTGTCAGCAGTCGAGGAGATCACCACTGATTTCAAGGAATCGACCGCTGCTGTCCTAACCGAATACCGCGGGCTCACCGTTGCACAGCTCAAGGAGCTGCGTCGTTCGCTCGGCCAGGACACCAAGTACTCGGTCGTTAAGAACACCCTGACTGGCATTGCAGCCAAGGAAGCCGGCATCGACGCGTTCGAAGGCCAGCTTGCCGGACCTACTGCAATCGCCTTCATCAAGGGAGACGCAGTTGCAGCTGCTAAGAGCCTGACGGATTTTGCCAAGTCCAACCCGCAGCTCATCATCAAGACCGGTATCTTCGAGGGCAATGCCCTGGATGCCTCCGGTGTAGCCGCACTGGCTGCTCTTGAGTCCCGTGAGTTCCAGCTTGCACGCGTCGCCGGTGTCCTCAAGGCACCGATGTCCATGCTGGCACGCACGGCTGATGCACTGCGCCTGAAGCTCGAAGAGGAGAGCGGCACTCCCGCTGCTCCCGCTGCAGAAGAGGCTCCGGCCGCTGCAGAAGAAGCTCCGGCCGCAGAAGCAGCCACCGAAGAGTAA
- the rplA gene encoding 50S ribosomal protein L1: MAKRSKAYEAAAAKIDADKLYAPVEAVELAKDTNPSKFDATVEVAFRLGVDPRKADQMVRGTVNLPNGTGKTARVLVFATGEKAEAAIAAGADFVGSDDMIEKVAAGWTDFDAAVATPDMMGKVGRLGRVLGPRNLMPNPKTGTVTPNVAKAVSDIKGGKIDFRVDKHSNLHFIIGKVSFDSQKLAENYAAALEEVLRLKPSAAKGRYIQKATVSTTFGPSIAVDPNVTKVLADA, translated from the coding sequence ATGGCAAAGCGCAGCAAAGCATATGAAGCAGCTGCAGCCAAGATCGATGCGGACAAGCTGTACGCACCGGTCGAGGCTGTAGAGCTGGCCAAGGACACCAACCCGTCCAAGTTCGACGCAACCGTTGAGGTGGCTTTCCGCCTGGGCGTTGACCCCCGCAAGGCTGACCAGATGGTCCGCGGCACGGTCAACCTGCCCAACGGCACCGGCAAGACGGCCCGCGTCCTCGTTTTCGCAACCGGCGAGAAGGCTGAAGCAGCAATCGCTGCCGGCGCCGACTTCGTTGGTTCCGACGACATGATCGAAAAGGTCGCCGCAGGTTGGACCGACTTCGACGCAGCAGTGGCTACCCCGGACATGATGGGCAAGGTCGGCCGCCTGGGCCGCGTGCTCGGCCCGCGTAACCTCATGCCGAACCCGAAGACCGGTACGGTAACCCCGAACGTCGCCAAGGCCGTTTCGGACATCAAGGGTGGCAAGATCGACTTCCGCGTCGACAAGCACTCCAACCTGCACTTCATCATCGGCAAGGTGTCCTTCGATTCCCAGAAGCTGGCTGAGAACTACGCAGCCGCCCTGGAAGAAGTCCTGCGCCTGAAGCCGTCGGCTGCCAAGGGCCGCTACATCCAGAAGGCCACCGTGTCCACCACGTTCGGCCCGAGCATTGCCGTTGACCCCAACGTCACCAAGGTTCTCGCAGACGCATAG
- the secE gene encoding preprotein translocase subunit SecE: MSEAKVTETAASSSKGHPSSGPKKRGFFAAIALFLRQVIAELKKVVTPTRKELLRYTLVVLAFVVVMMVIVTVLDFVFGAGALWIFGEGGGES; this comes from the coding sequence ATGAGTGAGGCGAAGGTGACCGAGACAGCTGCCAGCAGCTCCAAGGGACACCCCTCCAGCGGGCCCAAGAAGCGCGGCTTCTTCGCGGCGATCGCGCTCTTCCTGCGTCAGGTCATTGCGGAGCTGAAGAAGGTGGTCACCCCCACCCGCAAGGAACTGCTGAGGTACACCCTCGTGGTCCTGGCCTTCGTGGTCGTGATGATGGTTATTGTGACGGTTCTCGACTTTGTCTTTGGTGCCGGCGCACTGTGGATCTTCGGTGAGGGCGGCGGCGAAAGCTAG
- a CDS encoding SLC13 family permease — MRQLLILGPLAAAAAACVLSGALPPAEFSALMGRIGPIMVFVTAATVVSYLADAAGLFRVLTRFTARLGRGRTFALWVLVLGLTSASSIFLSLDTAVVLITPLVVALAVEARLPPIVFALSTVWLANTASMLLPVSNLTNLLAQEKADLHPLEYAATVWAPAAAGILVPAALLWLAFRRFLRGRYTGPSEPVTVPDRGLLVLSGAVVALLLPALVSGIHVAIPASAAAIILAAGFLVRQRSAFAWDMVPVMPVVLAVSLFVLVQTAHSHGLATLLAQAAGSGEGFGDLLQLAGAGAVASNAVNNLPAYLALEPAADTPVRLAALLVGVNMGAIVTPWGSLATLLWYDRMRSMGVAVRWGRFIAASSVAAVVTVTAATAALSLAA, encoded by the coding sequence ATGCGGCAGCTACTGATCCTGGGACCGCTGGCAGCGGCCGCGGCGGCGTGTGTGCTCAGCGGAGCGTTGCCGCCTGCCGAGTTCAGCGCGCTGATGGGCCGTATCGGTCCCATCATGGTGTTCGTGACGGCGGCGACCGTCGTGAGCTACCTTGCTGACGCCGCAGGACTCTTCCGGGTGCTGACCCGGTTCACTGCCCGGCTGGGGCGCGGCCGGACCTTTGCCCTGTGGGTGCTGGTCCTGGGCCTGACCTCGGCCTCCAGCATCTTCCTCTCATTGGACACAGCCGTTGTGCTGATCACTCCGCTGGTCGTGGCGCTGGCTGTGGAGGCCAGGCTCCCTCCCATTGTTTTCGCGCTCAGCACGGTCTGGCTGGCCAACACCGCGTCCATGCTGCTGCCCGTTTCGAACCTCACCAACCTGCTGGCCCAGGAAAAGGCCGATCTGCACCCCCTCGAATACGCGGCGACCGTCTGGGCTCCGGCGGCCGCCGGCATCCTGGTGCCCGCGGCGCTCCTGTGGCTTGCCTTCCGGCGCTTCCTGCGCGGCAGGTACACGGGCCCGTCCGAGCCGGTTACGGTGCCGGACCGCGGGCTTCTCGTGCTGAGCGGGGCAGTAGTGGCCCTGCTGCTGCCGGCTCTCGTCAGCGGCATCCACGTAGCCATTCCTGCCTCCGCCGCGGCCATCATCCTGGCCGCGGGATTCCTGGTCCGGCAGCGGAGCGCGTTTGCCTGGGACATGGTTCCGGTGATGCCGGTGGTCCTGGCCGTGAGCCTGTTCGTCCTGGTCCAGACGGCCCACAGCCACGGGCTGGCCACCCTGCTGGCGCAGGCCGCGGGCTCGGGGGAAGGCTTTGGCGATCTGCTGCAGCTGGCCGGTGCGGGTGCCGTTGCGTCCAACGCGGTGAACAACCTCCCGGCCTACCTTGCGCTGGAACCGGCGGCGGACACTCCCGTCCGCCTCGCCGCGCTGCTGGTGGGGGTCAATATGGGGGCGATCGTGACGCCCTGGGGTTCCCTCGCGACCCTGCTCTGGTATGACCGGATGCGCTCCATGGGGGTGGCCGTACGCTGGGGCCGTTTTATTGCAGCGAGCTCAGTTGCCGCCGTCGTCACCGTGACGGCGGCGACGGCGGCCCTGTCGCTGGCGGCCTAG
- the nusG gene encoding transcription termination/antitermination protein NusG, with the protein MSEQELESQVNDNAADLDTEDEMTAADVDEAPAAVDASADEADVTEEAADAEVSAPEAEEEPEEDPVDAFKAKLRRQEGDWYVIHSYAGYENRVKSNLETRIQTLDMEEDIFEIQVPMEEVVEIKNTTRKIVNRVRIPGYVLVRMNLTDESWGVVRHTPGVTGFVGNAHNPTPLSLNEVFSMLEHTVVSPKTEAGKPAAQQSANIAVDFEVGEPVTVNEGPFETLQATISEIKPESQQLVVLVTIFERETPVTLGFGQVTKLQ; encoded by the coding sequence GTGTCCGAGCAAGAACTCGAATCACAGGTCAATGACAATGCCGCTGATCTGGATACCGAGGATGAAATGACCGCAGCCGACGTCGACGAGGCGCCTGCTGCTGTTGATGCATCGGCAGACGAAGCAGACGTTACCGAAGAGGCAGCCGACGCTGAGGTTTCCGCCCCCGAGGCCGAAGAAGAGCCCGAGGAAGATCCGGTCGACGCCTTCAAGGCAAAGCTGCGCCGCCAGGAGGGTGACTGGTACGTCATCCACTCCTACGCCGGCTACGAAAACCGCGTGAAGTCCAACCTCGAGACCCGCATCCAGACCTTGGACATGGAAGAGGACATCTTCGAAATCCAGGTCCCGATGGAAGAAGTTGTCGAGATCAAGAACACCACCCGGAAGATCGTGAACCGGGTCCGCATTCCCGGCTACGTCCTGGTCCGGATGAACCTGACCGACGAATCGTGGGGCGTTGTGCGCCACACCCCCGGCGTCACCGGCTTCGTGGGCAACGCCCACAACCCGACGCCGCTGAGCCTGAACGAAGTGTTCTCGATGCTCGAGCACACCGTGGTTTCGCCCAAGACCGAAGCCGGCAAGCCCGCTGCCCAGCAGTCGGCTAACATTGCCGTGGACTTCGAGGTCGGCGAGCCGGTCACGGTCAACGAGGGCCCGTTCGAAACCCTCCAGGCCACGATCTCCGAGATCAAGCCCGAGTCCCAGCAGCTGGTGGTCCTCGTGACCATCTTCGAGCGCGAGACTCCTGTGACCCTTGGCTTCGGCCAGGTCACCAAGCTCCAGTAG